The following proteins are encoded in a genomic region of Rhodospirillaceae bacterium:
- the msrA gene encoding peptide-methionine (S)-S-oxide reductase: protein MVTLTIWIYGAFFFGPTSAGEPEPAKFEIATFAGGCFWCVEADFDQVEGVIKTISGFSGGTLANPTYKEVTAGTSGHVEAVQIIYNPEIVSFQNLLDVFWHSIDPIDEGGQFCDRGSPYLTAIFTHSQEQKVWAEESKEKLESVAALERPIATKIVSLTNFYPAEEYHQDFYLKNPIRYKYYRFRCGRNERLEELWGSEALRGLQSH, encoded by the coding sequence ATGGTCACCCTAACAATATGGATATATGGGGCGTTCTTTTTCGGCCCCACCAGTGCAGGCGAACCGGAGCCCGCGAAGTTTGAAATAGCGACCTTTGCCGGTGGATGTTTTTGGTGTGTCGAAGCGGATTTTGATCAGGTTGAAGGGGTCATTAAGACAATCTCGGGATTTAGTGGCGGCACGCTGGCAAACCCTACATACAAGGAAGTTACAGCCGGCACCTCGGGCCACGTCGAAGCCGTCCAAATCATCTATAACCCAGAAATTGTTTCCTTTCAGAACCTTCTGGATGTCTTTTGGCACAGCATCGATCCAATAGATGAAGGTGGCCAATTTTGCGATAGAGGCAGCCCATACCTGACTGCTATTTTTACACATTCCCAAGAACAGAAAGTATGGGCTGAGGAATCAAAAGAGAAACTGGAAAGTGTAGCTGCTCTTGAGCGCCCCATTGCGACTAAGATTGTATCGTTAACCAATTTCTACCCTGCGGAGGAATACCATCAGGATTTTTATTTAAAAAATCCGATCCGCTACAAGTATTACCGATTTCGATGCGGCAGAAATGAGCGCCTTGAAGAACTTTGGGGGTCTGAGGCACTTCGTGGCCTTCAATCCCATTAA